In one Bacillus thuringiensis genomic region, the following are encoded:
- the dnaI gene encoding primosomal protein DnaI, with protein sequence MEHIQNSFAKLMENENFKNRYEVLKAEVMAHPRVKEFIDEHKGEVTTSMIERSLVKLYEYIGQSVGCVDCPDLGSCKNMLQGYEPKLVIQGKMIDIQYDRCVRKVAHDERKKYEKLVQSVYMPTDILQATMENLDPSDLNARIDAIGAANEFLSTYEPGKKAQGLYLYGKFGVGKTYLLGAIANELARKKISSMLVYFPEFLREIKSSIQDNSIGEKIDAVKRVQVLMLDDIGAEAMSSFVRDDVLGAILQFRMLENLPTFFTSNFDFKQLEHHLTYTQRGEAEEMKAARIMERIKYLAKPIPIGGKNRRHK encoded by the coding sequence ATGGAGCATATTCAAAATTCATTTGCAAAATTAATGGAAAATGAAAACTTTAAAAATAGATATGAAGTATTAAAGGCAGAAGTAATGGCGCATCCGCGTGTGAAAGAATTTATAGACGAACATAAGGGTGAAGTAACGACTTCTATGATTGAGCGCAGTCTTGTGAAGTTATATGAATATATTGGACAAAGTGTAGGTTGCGTGGATTGTCCGGATTTAGGTTCATGTAAAAATATGCTGCAAGGTTACGAGCCAAAGCTTGTTATTCAAGGGAAGATGATTGATATTCAATACGATCGCTGCGTTAGAAAAGTAGCGCATGACGAGAGAAAGAAATATGAAAAACTCGTTCAAAGTGTATATATGCCAACGGATATTTTACAGGCAACTATGGAAAACTTAGACCCTTCTGATTTAAATGCACGTATCGATGCGATTGGTGCAGCGAATGAATTTTTAAGTACATATGAACCAGGTAAAAAAGCACAAGGTTTATATTTGTACGGTAAATTTGGTGTAGGAAAAACGTACCTTTTAGGAGCAATAGCGAACGAGCTTGCTCGAAAGAAAATAAGTTCGATGCTCGTATACTTCCCGGAATTTTTACGTGAAATTAAAAGTTCAATTCAAGATAATTCGATTGGTGAAAAGATTGATGCGGTTAAACGCGTACAAGTTTTAATGTTAGACGATATCGGGGCAGAAGCGATGTCAAGCTTTGTGCGTGACGATGTGCTTGGTGCAATCTTGCAATTCCGTATGTTAGAAAACTTACCGACGTTCTTTACGTCTAATTTTGATTTTAAACAACTGGAACACCATTTAACGTATACGCAACGTGGTGAGGCTGAAGAAATGAAGGCAGCACGTATTATGGAACGAATTAAATATTTAGCGAAACCAATTCCAATTGGTGGGAAAAACCGTCGTCATAAGTAA
- the thrS gene encoding threonine--tRNA ligase, producing MADVVKITFPDGAVKEFPKGVTTEEIAASISPGLKKKAVAGKLNDEMIDLVTPIEEDGAVSIITLDSEDGLYILRHSTAHLLAQALKRLYKDVKVELGIGPVIENGFYYDIDMEEAITVEDFKKIEKEMQKIVNENLEIVRHEVPRAEAIRRFEEIGDELKLDLINDLPEDAVISIYEQGEFFDLCRGVHLPSTGKIKVFKLLSVAGAYWRGDSNNKMLQRIYGTAFVKKAELDEHLRMLEEAKERDHRKLGKELKLFTNSQKVGQGLPLWLPKGATIRRIIERYIVDKEASLGYDHVYTPVLGSRELYETSGHWNHYRDGMFPSMEMDNEELVLRPMNCPHHMMVYKNDIHSYRELPIRIAELGTMHRYEMSGALSGLQRVRGMTLNDAHIFVRPDQIKEELKRVVNLTLEVYKDFGLENYSFRLSYRDPADTKKYYADDEMWEKAQGMLKEAMDEMGLDYYEAEGEAAFYGPKLDVQVRTALGKDETLSTVQLDFLLPERFELSYVGEDGKQHRPVVIHRGVVSTMERFVAFLIEEYKGAFPTWLAPVQVQVIPVSPQVHLDYAKKVQDELRRAGIRVELDTREEKIGYKIREAQMQKIPYMLVVGDNEVTENGVNVRKYGEQKSETIALDAFVDMIKVEGKR from the coding sequence ATGGCAGATGTAGTTAAAATTACTTTCCCTGATGGAGCTGTGAAGGAGTTTCCAAAAGGCGTAACAACTGAAGAAATCGCAGCTTCTATTAGCCCAGGCTTAAAGAAAAAAGCTGTAGCTGGAAAATTAAATGATGAGATGATCGATCTTGTTACACCAATCGAAGAAGATGGTGCAGTTTCTATCATTACATTAGATTCTGAAGATGGCCTATATATTTTACGCCATTCAACAGCCCACCTTTTAGCACAAGCGTTAAAACGTTTATATAAAGATGTTAAGGTTGAGCTTGGCATTGGTCCAGTAATTGAAAATGGCTTCTACTACGATATTGATATGGAAGAAGCAATTACAGTTGAAGACTTCAAGAAAATCGAAAAAGAAATGCAAAAAATCGTGAACGAGAACTTAGAAATCGTTCGTCATGAAGTACCACGTGCAGAAGCAATTCGTCGCTTTGAAGAAATCGGCGATGAGTTAAAATTAGATTTAATTAACGATCTTCCAGAAGATGCAGTTATTTCAATCTATGAGCAAGGCGAATTCTTCGACCTTTGTCGTGGTGTTCACCTTCCATCTACAGGAAAAATTAAAGTGTTTAAATTATTAAGCGTTGCAGGTGCTTACTGGCGCGGCGATAGCAATAATAAAATGCTACAACGTATTTACGGTACTGCATTCGTTAAGAAAGCAGAATTAGATGAGCACTTACGTATGCTTGAAGAAGCGAAAGAGCGCGATCACCGTAAATTAGGTAAAGAATTAAAACTATTTACTAATAGCCAAAAAGTAGGACAAGGTTTACCACTTTGGTTACCAAAAGGTGCAACAATCCGCCGCATTATCGAGCGTTACATCGTTGATAAAGAAGCAAGCTTAGGCTATGATCACGTATATACTCCAGTACTAGGAAGCAGAGAGCTTTATGAAACTTCTGGTCACTGGAACCACTACCGTGATGGCATGTTCCCATCAATGGAAATGGATAACGAAGAATTAGTTCTTCGTCCAATGAACTGTCCTCATCATATGATGGTTTATAAAAATGATATTCACAGCTACCGTGAATTACCAATCCGTATTGCAGAACTTGGAACAATGCACCGTTATGAAATGTCAGGTGCGTTATCTGGATTGCAACGTGTACGCGGAATGACTTTAAACGATGCGCACATTTTCGTTCGTCCAGATCAAATTAAAGAAGAGTTAAAACGTGTTGTAAACTTAACTCTAGAAGTGTACAAAGATTTCGGTTTAGAGAACTACTCATTCCGTCTATCTTACCGCGACCCAGCAGATACTAAAAAGTATTATGCGGATGATGAGATGTGGGAAAAAGCACAAGGTATGTTAAAAGAAGCTATGGATGAAATGGGTCTTGATTACTATGAAGCTGAAGGTGAAGCGGCATTCTACGGTCCAAAACTTGATGTTCAAGTTCGTACTGCTCTTGGAAAAGACGAAACACTTTCAACTGTACAATTAGACTTCTTACTTCCAGAACGCTTTGAATTATCATACGTTGGTGAAGACGGTAAACAACATCGTCCAGTTGTAATTCACCGTGGTGTTGTATCAACTATGGAACGTTTTGTAGCCTTCTTAATTGAAGAATACAAAGGTGCATTCCCAACATGGTTAGCTCCAGTTCAAGTACAAGTAATTCCAGTTTCTCCGCAAGTACATTTAGACTATGCGAAGAAAGTACAAGACGAATTGCGTCGTGCTGGTATCCGTGTTGAATTAGACACTCGTGAAGAGAAGATCGGTTACAAAATCCGTGAAGCACAAATGCAAAAAATTCCGTACATGCTTGTAGTAGGTGACAATGAAGTAACTGAAAACGGCGTAAACGTACGTAAATATGGTGAACAAAAATCAGAAACAATCGCATTAGATGCTTTTGTTGACATGATTAAAGTAGAAGGAAAACGATAA
- the speD gene encoding adenosylmethionine decarboxylase: MDTMGRHVIAELWDCDFDKLNDMPYIEQLFVDAALRAGAEVREVAFHKFAPQGVSGVVIISESHLTIHSFPEHGYASIDVYTCGDRIDPNVAAEYIAEGLNAKTRESIELPRGTGSFEIKQRETKAL, translated from the coding sequence ATGGATACGATGGGTCGTCACGTGATCGCTGAACTTTGGGATTGCGATTTCGACAAGCTTAATGACATGCCGTATATTGAACAATTATTTGTGGATGCAGCACTAAGAGCTGGTGCTGAAGTGCGTGAGGTTGCTTTCCATAAATTTGCACCACAAGGTGTAAGTGGAGTAGTAATTATCTCGGAATCACATTTAACAATTCATAGCTTTCCGGAGCACGGTTACGCGAGTATTGATGTTTATACTTGTGGGGATCGTATTGATCCAAATGTTGCTGCAGAATATATTGCAGAAGGTTTAAACGCGAAAACGCGTGAGAGCATCGAGCTTCCTCGAGGCACTGGTAGCTTCGAAATTAAGCAGAGAGAAACAAAAGCTCTTTAA
- the nrdR gene encoding transcriptional regulator NrdR gives MRCPSCSHNGTRVLDSRPVDEGRSIRRRRECESCLSRFTTFERVEESPLIVVKKEGTREEFNKEKILRGLIKACEKRPVSLRQLEEVTQSVERELRNLGISEVKSDMIGEIVMEELRDIDDVAYVRFASVYRQFKDLNVFIEELKDILQKERE, from the coding sequence TTGCGTTGTCCATCCTGTTCTCATAATGGTACAAGAGTGTTAGATTCGCGTCCGGTAGACGAGGGGCGCTCTATTCGAAGAAGGAGAGAGTGTGAAAGTTGCTTAAGTCGCTTTACGACCTTTGAAAGGGTAGAAGAGTCACCTCTTATCGTTGTAAAAAAAGAAGGCACACGAGAAGAGTTTAATAAAGAAAAGATTTTACGTGGTTTAATTAAAGCGTGTGAAAAAAGACCAGTATCTTTAAGACAATTAGAAGAAGTAACACAAAGCGTGGAACGTGAACTGCGTAATTTAGGTATATCAGAAGTGAAAAGTGATATGATTGGTGAAATTGTTATGGAAGAACTTCGCGATATTGATGATGTTGCTTACGTACGCTTTGCTTCTGTATATCGTCAATTTAAAGATTTAAATGTATTTATTGAAGAATTAAAAGATATACTGCAAAAAGAAAGAGAGTAG
- the rpmI gene encoding 50S ribosomal protein L35 — translation MPKQKTHRGAAKRFKKTGSGKLKRSHAYTSHLFANKSTKAKRKLRKAGVVSAGDFKRIRQMLDNLK, via the coding sequence ATGCCTAAACAAAAAACTCATCGCGGCGCTGCAAAGCGTTTCAAAAAGACTGGATCAGGTAAACTGAAACGTTCTCACGCTTACACAAGCCATTTATTCGCTAACAAATCTACAAAAGCTAAACGTAAACTACGTAAAGCTGGTGTAGTAAGCGCTGGTGACTTCAAACGCATTCGTCAAATGCTTGACAACTTAAAATAA
- the ytaF gene encoding sporulation membrane protein YtaF yields the protein MYLYLSLILLAFTLSLDSCSVGLTYGLRSVRIPLRSIIIIGMCSAAVMLVSMGIGHMIAKVFSPVIATRIGGLVLIGIGIWVLYQFFRSEKKEEPKQEEKVWKLEIASLGLVIQILRKPTVADFDKSGTISAGEALLLGIALSVDSFGAGIGASLLGYAPAMMAILVAVMSSLFLFIGMKLGTVLSNMKWLQKFTFLPGVLLIIIGIWKM from the coding sequence ATGTACCTTTATTTATCTCTTATTTTATTAGCTTTTACATTAAGCTTAGACAGCTGTAGTGTAGGGCTAACATATGGTTTAAGAAGCGTAAGAATACCACTAAGATCAATAATAATTATCGGAATGTGTTCAGCGGCTGTTATGCTTGTTTCAATGGGAATTGGACATATGATCGCGAAAGTATTTTCACCTGTTATCGCAACGCGTATCGGTGGGCTTGTTCTTATTGGAATAGGGATTTGGGTATTATATCAATTTTTTCGAAGTGAGAAAAAAGAAGAACCGAAGCAAGAGGAGAAGGTCTGGAAATTAGAGATTGCCTCGCTAGGGCTAGTGATTCAAATTTTACGGAAACCGACTGTAGCAGATTTTGATAAATCAGGCACCATTTCTGCAGGAGAAGCATTGCTTCTTGGTATCGCTCTTTCTGTAGACTCATTTGGTGCCGGAATTGGTGCATCTTTATTAGGGTATGCACCCGCTATGATGGCGATATTAGTTGCAGTTATGAGTTCTTTGTTTTTATTTATTGGAATGAAACTTGGAACGGTTTTATCGAATATGAAGTGGTTACAAAAATTTACATTCCTGCCTGGAGTATTACTCATTATTATTGGAATTTGGAAAATGTAA
- the coaE gene encoding dephospho-CoA kinase (Dephospho-CoA kinase (CoaE) performs the final step in coenzyme A biosynthesis.), translating into MTVVIGLTGGIASGKSTVSQMFRELSIPVIDADIIAREVVERGKPAYNKIVEVFGTEVLQEDGELNRPKIGSVVFYNEEKRLQLNKIVHPAVREEMNRKKEMYIEEGMQAVVLDIPLLFESKLTSLVDRILVVAVKPHTQLERLMKRNNFSEEEATVRIQSQMPLEEKVKNADEVINNDGTIMGTKTQLQVILKKWNIID; encoded by the coding sequence ATGACAGTAGTAATTGGATTAACAGGAGGCATTGCAAGCGGAAAAAGTACAGTATCTCAAATGTTTCGCGAGCTCAGTATACCAGTTATTGATGCAGATATTATTGCACGAGAAGTTGTAGAGCGAGGAAAACCAGCATATAACAAAATAGTAGAAGTATTTGGAACGGAAGTTTTACAAGAAGATGGAGAACTAAATCGTCCAAAAATAGGAAGTGTCGTTTTCTATAATGAAGAAAAACGATTGCAGTTAAATAAAATTGTTCATCCTGCAGTGCGTGAGGAAATGAATAGGAAAAAGGAAATGTACATAGAAGAAGGTATGCAAGCGGTTGTGTTAGATATTCCTCTCTTATTTGAAAGTAAATTAACAAGTCTCGTTGACCGCATTTTAGTTGTAGCGGTTAAGCCGCATACGCAATTAGAGCGTTTAATGAAACGAAATAACTTTTCAGAAGAAGAAGCAACAGTTCGTATTCAATCTCAAATGCCGTTAGAAGAAAAAGTGAAAAATGCAGATGAAGTGATAAATAATGATGGCACAATTATGGGAACGAAAACACAATTGCAGGTAATTTTAAAGAAGTGGAACATTATTGACTAA
- the ytxC gene encoding putative sporulation protein YtxC yields the protein MIEICFEEKNDAMHVYRQLLKRAEVLYKETSVYLQEQKVVIHIPVRESNYIEKILLPVMVYFIVNVKQNEWIYTILKEKFFYEEQEECHQILHMAHEILKGRRKGVAQDLTRNAFESYIKSSLNNWLCDPLSFSFSSYIRFRLRTYREMVAKLAEVAIDEYKMEQEYQMFIETLRQQVSSRKSRLSCVHLIFDESFIFYDDKGRRLKQEKLVQYIDEELLKQNDVYIDTKVIAPLLSISPKKIYLYTKEQDHNMIITLRNVFQERVQLHGLHDFERNVKNLKNKGNALDFLSF from the coding sequence GTGATTGAAATTTGCTTCGAAGAAAAAAATGATGCTATGCACGTATATAGACAATTGCTGAAAAGAGCGGAAGTATTATATAAGGAAACGAGTGTGTATTTACAGGAACAAAAAGTGGTGATTCACATACCAGTACGTGAATCGAATTATATTGAAAAGATCTTATTGCCAGTAATGGTGTATTTCATTGTGAATGTGAAACAAAATGAGTGGATTTATACGATTTTAAAAGAAAAGTTTTTTTATGAAGAACAAGAAGAGTGTCATCAAATATTGCACATGGCACATGAGATTTTAAAGGGAAGAAGAAAAGGTGTAGCTCAGGATTTAACGCGTAACGCATTTGAGTCATATATTAAGTCTTCTTTAAACAATTGGCTTTGTGATCCGCTCTCATTCTCGTTTTCATCATATATCCGTTTTCGTCTTCGTACATATAGGGAAATGGTGGCTAAACTTGCGGAAGTGGCAATTGATGAATATAAGATGGAGCAAGAATACCAAATGTTCATTGAGACGCTTCGGCAACAAGTAAGCAGCCGTAAATCACGTTTGTCTTGTGTGCATCTTATTTTTGATGAAAGCTTTATCTTTTATGATGATAAAGGTAGACGTTTAAAACAGGAGAAGTTGGTCCAATATATAGATGAGGAATTGTTAAAGCAAAATGATGTATATATTGATACGAAAGTAATTGCGCCGCTTCTTTCTATTTCGCCCAAAAAGATTTATTTATATACGAAAGAACAAGACCATAATATGATTATTACTTTGCGAAATGTGTTCCAAGAACGGGTCCAATTACATGGATTACATGATTTTGAGCGCAATGTGAAAAATTTAAAAAATAAAGGTAACGCCCTTGATTTTCTAAGTTTTTGA
- a CDS encoding replication initiation and membrane attachment family protein, whose protein sequence is MEKQSWMELLPIDRYKVSAKGLLHNYDRKVLTMLYQPLIGSRAFSLYMTLWGELEQDRVFGKENTHHSLMVTMQMQLPEIYEERVKLEAIGLLKVYIKKEKDIRMFIYELQPPLSPKQFFDDIVLSIFLYNRLSRTKYNQVKQYFLEEEFDFASYENVTRSFNDVFGSFNPGQLEHAQEDLRIPKTTTMPSNEKGDAPKVWNDFFDFSLFVDGLSALVPKKAITDQVRDCVITLAYVYGVDVLSMQNIVLGAVTEMQTIDMERLRKGARDWYQFENGQALPVLSERVQPHAARTMKEKDPSSQEEMLIKQLEEISPKQLLKEISGGAEATKADLQIVEDVMINQKLTPGVVNVLIYYVMLRSDMKLAKTYVEKIAGHWARKKVGTVAEAMALAKEENRQYQEWAETKKKGRTVKKTVRKEMVPDWLKEEEPKEQEKETVKKDVSVEKDASTLEDERKRLEEVLKKYKRD, encoded by the coding sequence ATGGAAAAACAGTCATGGATGGAGCTATTGCCGATTGATCGTTATAAAGTAAGTGCGAAAGGGCTACTGCATAATTACGACCGAAAAGTATTAACGATGTTGTATCAGCCGTTAATAGGTAGTAGAGCTTTTAGCTTATACATGACACTATGGGGGGAGCTAGAGCAAGATCGTGTATTTGGAAAAGAGAATACACATCATTCCCTTATGGTGACTATGCAAATGCAACTTCCTGAAATATATGAGGAACGAGTAAAGTTAGAGGCAATTGGGCTATTGAAGGTTTATATTAAGAAAGAAAAAGATATTCGAATGTTCATATATGAGTTGCAACCACCTTTATCTCCGAAGCAGTTTTTTGATGATATTGTTTTAAGTATCTTTTTATATAATCGATTGAGCCGGACAAAATATAATCAAGTAAAGCAATATTTCTTAGAAGAAGAATTTGATTTTGCTTCTTATGAAAATGTTACGCGTTCTTTCAATGATGTGTTTGGTTCGTTTAATCCAGGACAGCTTGAGCATGCGCAAGAAGACCTTCGTATTCCAAAAACGACAACTATGCCAAGTAACGAGAAGGGAGACGCTCCGAAAGTTTGGAATGATTTCTTTGATTTCTCTTTATTTGTAGATGGATTGTCCGCTCTTGTTCCTAAAAAGGCGATTACAGATCAAGTGAGAGACTGCGTTATAACACTTGCTTACGTGTATGGTGTAGATGTGTTATCGATGCAAAATATCGTTCTTGGTGCAGTGACAGAGATGCAAACAATTGATATGGAAAGGCTTAGAAAAGGAGCGCGCGATTGGTATCAATTTGAAAATGGTCAAGCATTACCGGTATTAAGTGAAAGAGTACAGCCTCATGCTGCACGTACAATGAAAGAGAAAGATCCTTCATCGCAAGAGGAGATGCTAATAAAGCAGCTAGAGGAAATCTCGCCAAAACAACTATTGAAAGAGATTTCTGGTGGTGCAGAGGCAACGAAAGCGGATTTGCAGATCGTTGAAGATGTCATGATTAATCAAAAATTGACACCAGGAGTTGTGAATGTACTTATTTATTACGTTATGCTACGCTCAGATATGAAACTTGCGAAAACGTATGTCGAGAAGATTGCTGGGCATTGGGCACGTAAAAAGGTCGGGACAGTAGCGGAAGCGATGGCGTTAGCGAAAGAAGAGAACCGTCAATATCAAGAGTGGGCTGAGACGAAGAAAAAAGGCCGTACGGTGAAGAAAACGGTGCGGAAAGAAATGGTACCAGATTGGCTTAAGGAAGAAGAGCCGAAAGAACAAGAGAAAGAAACAGTGAAGAAAGATGTAAGTGTAGAAAAAGATGCAAGTACGCTAGAAGATGAACGAAAACGACTAGAAGAAGTGTTAAAAAAATATAAGCGTGATTAA
- the mutM gene encoding DNA-formamidopyrimidine glycosylase — translation MPELPEVENVRRTLENLVTGKTIEDVIVTYPKIVKRPDDAEIFKETLKGEKIENIKRRGKFLLLYVTNYVIVSHLRMEGKFLLHQEDEPIDKHTHVRFLFTDGTELHYKDVRKFGTMHLFKKGEEMNQMPLADLGPEPFDAEMTPQYLQERLQKTNRKIKVVLLDQRLLVGLGNIYVDEVLFRSQIHPEREASSLTVEEIERIYEATVTTLGEAVKRGGSTIRTYINSQGQIGSFQELLNVYGKKGEPCVTCGTILEKTVVGGRGTHYCPICQPRI, via the coding sequence ATGCCTGAATTACCAGAGGTTGAAAACGTCAGACGGACACTTGAAAATCTTGTAACAGGAAAAACGATTGAAGATGTTATTGTTACTTATCCAAAAATAGTGAAAAGACCGGATGATGCAGAAATCTTTAAAGAAACGCTAAAAGGCGAGAAGATTGAAAATATAAAGCGAAGAGGAAAATTTTTGCTTTTATATGTAACGAATTATGTCATTGTTTCACATTTGCGTATGGAAGGTAAGTTTTTACTACATCAAGAGGATGAGCCAATTGATAAACATACGCACGTCCGTTTCTTATTTACAGATGGAACGGAATTACATTATAAAGATGTGAGAAAGTTTGGTACGATGCATCTCTTTAAGAAAGGTGAAGAAATGAACCAAATGCCTCTTGCTGACTTAGGTCCGGAGCCATTTGATGCTGAAATGACACCGCAGTATTTGCAAGAAAGATTGCAAAAGACAAATCGTAAAATAAAAGTTGTGCTACTGGACCAGCGTCTTTTAGTAGGGCTTGGAAACATATATGTAGATGAAGTTTTATTCCGTTCTCAAATTCATCCGGAACGAGAAGCTTCGTCTTTAACAGTAGAAGAAATTGAGCGAATTTATGAGGCTACAGTTACCACGCTAGGTGAAGCAGTAAAGCGTGGCGGAAGTACAATTCGGACGTATATCAACTCACAAGGGCAAATTGGTTCGTTCCAAGAACTCCTAAATGTATATGGGAAAAAAGGAGAGCCGTGCGTAACTTGTGGCACGATATTAGAAAAAACAGTTGTTGGCGGGCGAGGAACGCATTACTGCCCGATTTGTCAGCCTAGAATATAG
- the rplT gene encoding 50S ribosomal protein L20, protein MPRVKGGTVTRQRRKKVIKLAKGYYGSKNTLFKVANQQVMKSLMYAFRDRRQKKRDFRKLWITRINAAARMNGLSYSRLMHGLKNAGIEVNRKMLADLAVHDEKAFAELATVAKNNIN, encoded by the coding sequence ATGCCAAGAGTAAAAGGTGGTACAGTTACTCGTCAACGTCGTAAAAAAGTAATTAAATTAGCAAAAGGTTACTACGGTTCAAAAAATACATTATTCAAGGTTGCTAACCAACAGGTTATGAAATCTCTAATGTATGCATTCCGTGACCGCCGTCAAAAGAAACGTGACTTCCGTAAATTATGGATTACACGTATCAACGCAGCAGCTCGTATGAATGGTCTTTCTTACAGCCGCTTAATGCACGGTCTTAAAAATGCTGGCATCGAAGTTAACCGCAAGATGCTTGCTGACTTAGCTGTTCATGACGAAAAAGCTTTCGCTGAATTAGCAACAGTTGCAAAAAACAACATTAACTAA
- a CDS encoding glyceraldehyde-3-phosphate dehydrogenase, with protein MTRVAINGFGRIGRMVFRQAIKESAFEIVAINASYPSETLAHLIKYDTVHGKFDGTVEAFEDHLLVDGKMIRLLNNRDPKELPWTDLGVEVVIEATGKFNSKEKAILHVEAGAKKVILTAPGKNEDVTIVVGVNEDQLDITKHTVISNASCTTNCLAPVVKVLDEQFGIENGLMTTVHAYTNDQKNIDNPHKDLRRARACGQSIIPTTTGAAKALAKVLPHLNGKLHGMALRVPTPNVSLVDLVVDVKRDVTVEAINDAFKTVANGALKGIVEFSEEPLVSIDFNTNTHSAIIDGLSTMVMGDRKVKVLAWYDNEWGYSRRVVDLVTLVVEELAKQENVQHI; from the coding sequence ATGACTCGTGTGGCAATTAATGGATTTGGACGTATTGGGAGAATGGTATTTCGTCAAGCAATAAAAGAAAGCGCATTCGAAATTGTAGCAATCAATGCAAGCTATCCATCTGAAACGTTAGCACACTTAATTAAATATGATACAGTTCATGGCAAGTTTGACGGAACAGTAGAAGCATTTGAAGATCACTTATTAGTTGATGGAAAAATGATTCGCCTTTTAAACAACCGCGATCCAAAGGAATTGCCTTGGACAGATTTAGGTGTTGAAGTTGTAATTGAAGCAACTGGTAAATTTAATTCAAAAGAAAAAGCAATTCTTCACGTTGAAGCTGGAGCGAAAAAAGTTATTTTAACGGCGCCTGGTAAAAATGAAGATGTAACAATTGTAGTTGGTGTGAACGAAGACCAATTAGATATTACAAAACATACTGTTATTTCAAATGCATCTTGTACAACAAACTGTTTAGCGCCTGTTGTGAAGGTGTTAGATGAGCAGTTTGGAATTGAAAACGGTTTAATGACGACAGTTCACGCTTATACAAATGACCAAAAAAATATTGATAACCCACATAAAGATTTAAGAAGAGCACGTGCTTGCGGACAATCAATCATTCCGACAACGACAGGTGCTGCGAAAGCGCTAGCAAAAGTTCTTCCGCATTTAAACGGAAAACTTCATGGTATGGCACTTCGTGTACCAACACCAAACGTGTCTCTTGTTGACTTAGTAGTAGATGTAAAACGCGATGTGACAGTTGAAGCTATTAACGATGCATTCAAAACTGTTGCAAACGGTGCTTTAAAAGGTATTGTAGAATTCAGCGAAGAGCCTTTAGTATCTATCGACTTTAATACAAATACGCATTCAGCTATTATCGATGGTTTATCTACAATGGTAATGGGTGATCGTAAAGTGAAAGTACTTGCTTGGTATGATAACGAGTGGGGCTACTCTCGTCGTGTTGTAGATCTTGTAACGTTAGTTGTTGAAGAGTTAGCGAAACAAGAAAATGTGCAACACATTTAA
- the infC gene encoding translation initiation factor IF-3, which yields MMINEQIRAREVRLVGANGDQLGIKSRNDALDLAANLNLDLVLVAPNAKPPVCRIMDYGKFRFEQQKKEKEQRKNQKVISMKEVRLSPTIDEHDFNTKLRNAIKFLEKGDKVKASIRFKGRAITHKEIGQRVLDRFSEACAEVSTVESKPKMEGRSMFLVLAPKNDK from the coding sequence ATGATGATTAACGAGCAAATTCGTGCACGTGAAGTACGTTTAGTTGGCGCAAATGGCGATCAACTTGGAATCAAGTCTCGTAATGACGCTTTAGACTTAGCTGCAAATCTTAATCTTGATTTAGTATTAGTTGCTCCAAATGCGAAACCGCCAGTATGCCGCATTATGGACTACGGTAAATTCCGCTTTGAGCAACAGAAGAAAGAAAAAGAGCAGCGCAAAAATCAAAAAGTAATTAGCATGAAAGAAGTTCGTTTAAGTCCAACAATTGATGAACACGACTTTAACACAAAACTTCGTAATGCTATCAAGTTTTTAGAGAAAGGCGACAAGGTTAAAGCGTCAATTCGCTTTAAAGGACGTGCCATTACTCATAAAGAAATCGGTCAACGTGTTTTAGATCGCTTCTCAGAAGCTTGTGCTGAAGTTAGTACAGTTGAATCTAAGCCTAAAATGGAAGGACGCAGTATGTTCTTAGTTTTAGCACCGAAAAACGATAAGTAA